The following are encoded together in the Streptomyces sp. NBC_00341 genome:
- a CDS encoding glycerophosphodiester phosphodiesterase family protein: protein MHAGTATATASVAAAALLAAGTFLLSNTDVPVPDTSTAAAGPAVPVTRATAAPSGAPLVIAHRGASAYAPENTLAAVDRAHALGFDWVENDIQFTKDGVLVVIHDTDLKRTTDAEEVFPDRAPWAVKDFTAAEIARLDAGSWFGVRYAGTRVPTLRQYLERIEHNHQSLLMEIKSPETYPGIERAALQVLDQEGWLDAGHVRDRLVIQSFGADSVRTVHKQRPDVITGFLGTPAVAELPAYAEFTDRINPTYTSVSGEYVAAVHALKGPHHKKLQVDTWTVNDAAHALRVTGYGVDGIITNAPDVVRAATGARVTAGGA from the coding sequence GTGCACGCAGGCACCGCTACCGCTACCGCCTCCGTCGCTGCCGCCGCCCTGCTGGCCGCCGGCACGTTCCTGCTGTCGAACACCGACGTACCCGTCCCGGACACCTCCACCGCTGCCGCCGGACCCGCCGTGCCGGTGACCCGCGCCACCGCCGCTCCGAGCGGCGCCCCGCTCGTCATCGCCCACCGGGGCGCGTCGGCCTACGCCCCCGAGAACACCCTCGCGGCCGTGGACAGGGCCCACGCGCTCGGCTTCGACTGGGTGGAGAACGACATCCAGTTCACCAAGGACGGCGTTCTCGTCGTCATCCACGACACCGATCTGAAGCGGACCACCGACGCCGAGGAGGTCTTCCCGGACCGCGCGCCGTGGGCGGTCAAGGACTTCACGGCCGCCGAGATCGCCAGGCTGGACGCGGGGAGCTGGTTCGGTGTGCGGTACGCCGGTACCCGGGTGCCCACGCTCCGGCAGTACCTGGAACGCATCGAGCACAACCACCAGAGCCTGCTCATGGAGATCAAGAGCCCCGAGACCTACCCCGGGATCGAGCGGGCGGCCCTTCAGGTGCTGGACCAGGAGGGGTGGCTGGACGCCGGTCACGTCCGGGACCGCCTCGTGATCCAGAGCTTCGGCGCGGACAGCGTGCGCACGGTGCACAAGCAGCGTCCGGACGTCATCACGGGCTTCCTGGGCACCCCGGCCGTCGCCGAGCTGCCCGCGTACGCCGAGTTCACCGACCGGATCAACCCGACGTACACCTCGGTCTCCGGCGAGTACGTCGCGGCGGTGCACGCGCTGAAGGGACCGCACCACAAGAAGCTCCAGGTCGACACCTGGACGGTCAACGACGCGGCGCACGCGCTCCGGGTGACCGGCTACGGCGTGGACGGCATCATCACCAACGCACCGGACGTGGTCCGCGCGGCCACCGGGGCGCGTGTGACCGCCGGGGGTGCGTGA
- a CDS encoding TerD family protein — protein sequence MTAELVRGQNHTLPQTRLEIRISAGAPVVAGATLGDEHGTVHGVERIAHPGSPQLPGLEVSRQAAAEHRLAVDLDALPEGVHRVTVLLALPLEAGGPARFGAVAAPFVAVTGLEGTEIATFTLTGLDSESAVAALELYRRHGAWKVRAVGQGYAGGLAAMLADQGVDRAVELAGSIQEAVARGLARSVSPPPPRTPEGDRVRHPARPAPAQGGGQPPAGQPPAGQPPAGGHPRAGQPTVGPPAARQPEPPAAVPSGPIDYAHPRRQSAAPPPPPPAAPPAGPGQPAQPVAGDATGWSMDERLYNQIWGMFEDLARATAAYRSAVDFAESRMDQELERTLSDPRSRIGGAGDLAREQARAKRDELTGRAREALDRDLAQLAAESAVVEPALPAPYAGWDNPVWHAYRVPMEIPMALRIGDLHLPESAALRIPLLVRLPLERGIWIDSGRTASEAAALTDSDQLHRLAMESAVLHAARLLAVYPAGEFSVHVIDPAGSASAALAPLVRSGVLAGPPASGAGGVSSVLAQLTRRVDLVQMAIRAGAADSLPPDLDPAEQLLIVNDFPHGFDDRAVNQLRYLADEGPSVGVHLLMVADREDASAFGPVLDPLWRSLLRITPVADDHLADPWVGHAWTYEPLATPPGSRVLELVLDRVAAARRGGPR from the coding sequence ATGACGGCCGAGCTGGTCCGGGGGCAGAACCACACCTTGCCCCAGACCCGTCTGGAGATCCGGATTTCGGCAGGCGCGCCGGTCGTCGCCGGAGCCACGCTCGGGGACGAGCACGGCACCGTGCACGGCGTGGAGCGGATAGCCCACCCCGGCTCACCGCAGCTGCCGGGGCTCGAGGTCTCCAGGCAGGCGGCGGCGGAGCACCGGCTAGCCGTCGACCTCGACGCCCTGCCCGAAGGCGTGCACCGGGTCACCGTGCTGCTCGCCCTGCCGCTGGAGGCGGGCGGTCCGGCCCGGTTCGGAGCCGTGGCCGCGCCCTTCGTCGCCGTCACCGGACTCGAAGGCACCGAGATCGCCACCTTCACCCTGACCGGCCTGGACAGTGAGTCCGCGGTCGCCGCCCTGGAGCTCTACCGCAGGCACGGCGCCTGGAAGGTCCGCGCGGTCGGCCAGGGCTATGCGGGCGGTCTCGCCGCGATGCTCGCCGACCAGGGCGTGGACCGGGCCGTCGAACTGGCCGGTTCGATCCAGGAGGCCGTCGCCCGCGGCCTGGCCCGCTCGGTGTCACCGCCGCCGCCCCGCACCCCGGAGGGCGACCGGGTCCGGCACCCGGCGCGACCGGCACCCGCCCAGGGCGGCGGACAGCCTCCGGCCGGACAGCCCCCAGCCGGACAGCCCCCAGCAGGGGGACACCCCCGAGCCGGGCAGCCCACCGTCGGGCCGCCGGCCGCCCGGCAACCCGAGCCACCGGCCGCCGTCCCGTCCGGCCCCATCGACTACGCGCACCCGCGCCGCCAGTCCGCCGCGCCTCCGCCGCCCCCGCCCGCCGCGCCGCCCGCCGGGCCCGGACAGCCGGCGCAGCCCGTCGCCGGGGACGCGACCGGCTGGTCCATGGACGAGCGCCTCTACAACCAGATCTGGGGGATGTTCGAGGACCTGGCCAGGGCCACCGCCGCCTACCGCAGCGCGGTCGACTTCGCGGAGTCCCGGATGGACCAGGAGCTGGAGCGGACCCTGTCCGACCCGCGCAGCCGGATCGGCGGTGCGGGCGACCTCGCCCGTGAGCAGGCCCGCGCCAAACGCGACGAGCTGACCGGCCGGGCCCGCGAGGCGCTGGACCGCGACCTCGCCCAGCTGGCCGCGGAGTCCGCCGTGGTGGAACCCGCGCTGCCCGCCCCTTACGCGGGCTGGGACAACCCCGTCTGGCACGCCTACCGGGTGCCGATGGAGATCCCGATGGCGCTGCGCATCGGTGACCTGCACCTGCCGGAGAGCGCCGCCCTGCGCATCCCGCTGCTCGTACGGCTGCCGCTGGAGCGCGGGATCTGGATCGACAGCGGGCGCACGGCCTCGGAGGCCGCCGCCCTGACGGACAGCGACCAGTTGCACCGGCTGGCCATGGAGAGCGCGGTGCTGCACGCCGCCCGGCTGCTCGCCGTCTACCCGGCGGGCGAGTTCTCGGTCCACGTCATCGACCCGGCCGGATCCGCCTCGGCCGCGCTCGCCCCGCTGGTCCGCTCCGGGGTGCTCGCGGGTCCGCCCGCGTCCGGTGCCGGGGGAGTGTCCTCGGTCCTCGCCCAGCTCACCCGGCGGGTGGACCTGGTGCAGATGGCGATCCGGGCCGGCGCCGCGGACTCACTGCCGCCCGACCTGGACCCGGCCGAGCAGCTGCTGATCGTCAACGACTTCCCGCACGGCTTCGACGACCGGGCCGTCAACCAGCTGCGCTACCTCGCCGACGAGGGGCCGTCCGTCGGCGTGCACCTGCTGATGGTCGCGGACCGGGAGGACGCCTCCGCGTTCGGGCCGGTACTCGATCCGCTGTGGCGGTCGCTGCTCCGGATCACTCCGGTTGCCGACGACCATCTGGCCGACCCCTGGGTCGGCCACGCCTGGACGTACGAGCCGCTGGCGACGCCTCCGGGCAGCCGCGTGCTTGAGCTGGTGCTCGACCGGGTGGCGGCCGCCCGCCGCGGCGGACCCCGCTGA
- a CDS encoding methylated-DNA--[protein]-cysteine S-methyltransferase: MNNNGVVEWTVVESDIGPLLLAATGAGLVSVVFHARPAVRDRALDQLRSRLGAEPVEAPDSARLAEPIRQFAAYFAGTLRDFSLDLDWSLTGGFNRQVLRELAAGVPYGAVAGYGELADRVGQPGAAQAVGAAMGSNPLPVVVPCHRVVERDGGIGGFGGGLETKRQLLALEGVLPQPLF, from the coding sequence ATGAACAACAACGGGGTTGTCGAGTGGACCGTCGTGGAGAGCGATATCGGTCCGCTGCTGCTGGCCGCGACCGGTGCCGGGCTGGTGAGCGTGGTCTTCCACGCGCGTCCGGCGGTACGGGACAGGGCGCTGGACCAGTTGCGGAGCCGGCTCGGCGCGGAGCCGGTCGAAGCACCGGACTCCGCCCGGCTGGCCGAGCCGATACGCCAGTTCGCGGCGTATTTCGCGGGCACCCTGCGGGATTTCTCGCTCGATCTCGACTGGTCGCTGACGGGCGGTTTCAACCGCCAGGTGCTCCGTGAGCTGGCGGCCGGCGTGCCCTACGGCGCCGTGGCCGGTTACGGGGAGCTGGCAGACCGGGTCGGACAGCCCGGGGCGGCCCAGGCGGTCGGGGCGGCCATGGGGTCCAATCCCCTGCCGGTCGTGGTGCCCTGCCACCGGGTGGTGGAGCGCGACGGCGGGATCGGCGGCTTCGGCGGTGGTCTCGAGACGAAGCGGCAACTGCTGGCGCTGGAGGGCGTGCTGCCGCAGCCGTTGTTCTGA
- a CDS encoding MFS transporter: protein MTNTPDASDTPGGPAPTGGVTAADLPGLRRRTTAVLIAGQILGGLGVPVGIALAPVLATQVSGSEALSGLAPTASVTGTALLSLPLAALMTSRGRRPGLVLAYLIGALGAGLVVLATLVESFPLLLLGMAAFGAGSSANLQARFAAADLAEPERRGRAISTVIWATTIGSVAGPNIAAPAGRVFRGTAVSETAGPFVWAAGILLLAALVIAVLLRPDPLLTARALDPQESKSAGNRSLRAGVAAVRASPMARLALVTVAVTHTAMVSIMVMTPVDLGHHGADLQLVGLVISGHIAGMYAFSPVMGWLSDRFGRLAVIGLAVGLLSLASLLAGTAGAAHGRTAAGLFVLGLGWSAGLVAGSALLTDSVPQPARAAVQGLSDLTMNASAGIGGAVAGVIVSRASYGWLNLTGACLLLPMAALALRRSLTRPAEATKAPEASEA, encoded by the coding sequence GTGACCAACACCCCCGACGCATCCGACACCCCCGGCGGACCCGCTCCCACCGGAGGTGTCACCGCGGCCGACCTGCCGGGGCTCCGGCGCCGGACGACCGCCGTCCTGATCGCAGGCCAGATACTCGGCGGCCTCGGCGTGCCCGTCGGCATCGCCCTGGCCCCCGTGCTGGCGACGCAGGTCAGCGGCTCGGAGGCGCTGTCGGGCCTCGCGCCCACCGCGTCGGTGACCGGCACGGCCCTGCTGTCGCTGCCACTCGCCGCGCTGATGACCTCGCGCGGCCGCCGCCCCGGTCTCGTACTCGCGTATCTGATCGGGGCGCTCGGAGCCGGCCTGGTGGTGCTGGCCACCCTGGTGGAGAGCTTCCCGCTGCTGCTCCTCGGCATGGCCGCGTTCGGCGCGGGCTCCTCCGCCAATCTGCAGGCGCGGTTCGCCGCGGCGGATCTGGCCGAGCCCGAGCGGCGCGGCCGGGCGATCTCGACCGTCATCTGGGCCACCACCATCGGCTCGGTCGCGGGGCCCAACATCGCGGCTCCGGCCGGCCGGGTCTTCCGCGGCACCGCCGTGTCCGAGACGGCCGGGCCCTTCGTCTGGGCGGCCGGCATCTTGCTCCTCGCCGCCCTCGTGATCGCGGTTCTGCTGCGGCCCGACCCGCTGCTCACGGCACGCGCGCTGGACCCCCAGGAGAGCAAGTCGGCCGGGAACCGTTCGCTGCGTGCGGGCGTCGCGGCCGTGCGGGCCTCACCGATGGCCCGGCTGGCCCTGGTGACCGTCGCCGTCACGCACACCGCGATGGTGTCGATCATGGTGATGACCCCGGTCGACCTCGGCCACCACGGCGCGGACCTCCAGCTGGTCGGCCTGGTGATCAGCGGCCACATCGCGGGGATGTACGCGTTCTCGCCGGTGATGGGCTGGCTGTCGGACCGCTTCGGCCGGCTCGCCGTCATCGGCCTGGCCGTCGGACTGCTCTCGCTGGCCTCGCTGCTGGCGGGCACCGCGGGCGCCGCTCACGGCAGGACCGCGGCCGGTCTCTTCGTGCTCGGACTCGGCTGGTCCGCAGGGCTGGTCGCCGGTTCCGCGCTGCTCACCGACTCCGTACCGCAGCCCGCCCGCGCCGCCGTGCAGGGCCTGTCGGACCTGACCATGAACGCCTCCGCGGGCATCGGCGGCGCGGTCGCCGGGGTCATCGTCTCCCGGGCGAGCTACGGGTGGCTGAACCTCACCGGCGCCTGCCTGCTGCTGCCGATGGCCGCGCTGGCCCTGCGCCGTTCCCTCACCCGCCCCGCCGAGGCCACCAAGGCCCCCGAGGCCTCCGAGGCCTGA
- a CDS encoding TerC family protein, which yields MDVSWTLWALTILGLSALIAVDFFIGRKPHDVSTKEAGIWTVVWIALAALFGLGLLVFGETQASGEFFAGFITEKSLSVDNLFVFVLIMAKFSVPSHLQQRVLLFGVLIALVLRAIFIAAGAAVIANFSWVFYIFGAFLIFTAWKLIQEARADEEEEEFEENRLLKTIERRFGVADRYHGTKLFIRNNGKRVLTPLMVVMLAIGTTDVLFALDSIPAIFGLTQDPYIVFTANAFALMGLRQLYFLIGGLLKKLVHLSYGLSVILGFIGVKLVLHALHESGVHVPEISIPVSLGVICGVLVITTITSLLATRKQAAAESAKAEDGADDGADKGAGIDA from the coding sequence GTGGACGTTTCATGGACCCTCTGGGCGCTGACCATCCTTGGTCTCAGCGCCCTCATCGCCGTCGACTTCTTCATCGGGCGCAAGCCCCATGACGTGTCGACCAAGGAAGCCGGAATCTGGACGGTCGTCTGGATCGCCCTGGCCGCCCTCTTCGGGCTCGGACTGCTCGTCTTCGGTGAGACCCAGGCCTCCGGCGAGTTCTTCGCCGGTTTCATCACCGAGAAGTCGCTGAGCGTCGACAATCTCTTCGTCTTCGTGCTGATCATGGCGAAGTTCTCGGTGCCCTCGCACCTCCAGCAGCGGGTGCTGCTCTTCGGTGTGCTGATAGCGCTGGTGCTGCGGGCGATCTTCATCGCCGCGGGCGCCGCGGTCATCGCCAACTTCTCGTGGGTCTTCTACATCTTCGGCGCGTTCCTGATCTTCACCGCCTGGAAGCTCATCCAGGAGGCGCGGGCCGACGAGGAGGAAGAGGAGTTCGAGGAGAACCGCCTCCTGAAGACGATCGAGCGCCGCTTCGGTGTCGCCGACAGGTATCACGGCACGAAGCTCTTCATCCGGAACAACGGCAAGCGCGTCCTGACGCCCCTGATGGTCGTCATGCTCGCCATCGGCACCACCGATGTGCTGTTCGCGCTGGACTCGATCCCGGCGATCTTCGGGCTGACCCAGGACCCGTACATCGTCTTCACCGCCAACGCCTTCGCCCTGATGGGCCTGCGGCAGCTGTACTTCCTGATCGGCGGTCTGCTGAAGAAGCTGGTCCACCTCAGCTACGGGCTCTCGGTGATCCTCGGCTTCATCGGCGTCAAGCTGGTGCTGCACGCCCTGCACGAGTCCGGGGTGCACGTTCCGGAGATCTCGATCCCGGTCTCGCTCGGCGTCATCTGCGGCGTGCTGGTGATCACCACGATCACCAGCCTCCTGGCCACCAGGAAGCAGGCCGCCGCGGAGAGCGCGAAGGCCGAGGACGGTGCGGACGACGGTGCGGACAAGGGCGCCGGAATCGACGCCTGA
- a CDS encoding cupin domain-containing protein: protein MTTIDQAPASFAVHIPDAVLEPEPLDPAQIVSGDPQVTGKVLWESADGKQLRGIWQITPGVVTDTEANELFVVVSGRATVAVEGGATLELGPGDACVLREGDRTTWTVHETLRKAYHITL, encoded by the coding sequence ATGACCACAATTGATCAAGCTCCCGCCTCTTTTGCCGTGCACATTCCGGACGCCGTGCTCGAACCGGAACCGCTCGATCCCGCGCAGATCGTGTCCGGCGATCCGCAGGTCACCGGCAAGGTGCTGTGGGAGTCGGCCGACGGCAAGCAGCTGCGCGGGATCTGGCAGATCACCCCCGGCGTGGTCACGGACACCGAGGCCAACGAGCTGTTCGTGGTGGTCAGCGGGCGCGCGACCGTGGCGGTCGAGGGCGGCGCGACCCTGGAGCTCGGACCGGGCGACGCCTGCGTGCTGCGCGAGGGCGACCGTACGACGTGGACCGTGCACGAGACGCTGCGCAAGGCCTACCACATCACCCTCTGA
- a CDS encoding MBL fold metallo-hydrolase, with protein sequence MTYSGVVKVGGRADVHELTDLMISKVAVGPMNNNAYLLRCRATGEQLLIDAANEAGTLLRLIGDDSIASVVTTHRHGDHWQALGEVVAATGARTYAGRYDAEGIEVPTDVLVEDDDTIRVGQVALTARHLTGHTPGSIALLYDDPHGAPHLFTGDCLFPGGVGNTFGDAEAFVSLLDDVETKLFAPLPDETWVYPGHGDDTTLGDERPRLPEWRARGW encoded by the coding sequence AGGTCGGCGGGCGGGCGGACGTACACGAGCTGACGGACCTGATGATCTCCAAGGTCGCCGTCGGCCCGATGAACAACAACGCCTATCTGCTGCGCTGCCGGGCCACCGGCGAGCAGCTCCTGATCGACGCGGCGAACGAGGCCGGGACCCTGCTGCGGCTGATCGGTGACGACTCGATCGCCTCGGTCGTCACGACCCACCGGCACGGCGACCACTGGCAGGCGCTGGGCGAGGTCGTGGCGGCCACCGGCGCCCGTACGTACGCCGGGCGCTACGACGCCGAGGGGATCGAGGTCCCCACCGATGTGCTCGTCGAGGACGACGACACGATCCGGGTCGGCCAGGTCGCCCTGACCGCCCGCCACCTGACCGGGCACACACCGGGGTCGATCGCGCTCCTCTACGACGACCCGCACGGCGCCCCGCACCTGTTCACCGGGGACTGCCTCTTCCCGGGCGGGGTCGGCAACACCTTCGGGGACGCCGAGGCGTTCGTGAGCCTGCTGGACGATGTGGAGACCAAGCTCTTCGCCCCGCTGCCGGACGAGACCTGGGTCTACCCGGGCCACGGCGACGACACCACCCTGGGCGACGAGCGCCCGCGACTGCCCGAGTGGCGGGCCCGAGGCTGGTGA
- a CDS encoding MHYT domain-containing protein has translation MQGTIDGFSYGAVTPVAAFLMACLGAALGLRCTTRSLRTERSFKAGWLALGATSIGSGIWTMHFIAMMGFSVEEAPIGYDKAITFASLAVAIVVVGVGIFLVGYRGATPMALVTGGTITGLGVATMHYLGMAGMRLDGQFEYDTITVTLSVVIAVSASTAALWAAVSIHGFLPSLGAAVVMGVAVSGMHYTGMAALRVHLHAAASTGTTGGDTPTGLLVPMLIGPACFLLVAGVVVMFDPLVVMGTPDWEDAAAGRALGIPAQRQVPRFGTHADPASFHSQRRNPVEHHDR, from the coding sequence ATGCAGGGCACAATCGACGGTTTCAGTTATGGGGCGGTGACCCCCGTCGCGGCGTTCCTCATGGCCTGCCTCGGCGCGGCACTCGGCCTGCGCTGCACCACCCGGTCTCTGCGCACGGAACGTTCCTTCAAGGCCGGCTGGCTGGCTCTCGGCGCGACTTCCATAGGCTCCGGGATCTGGACGATGCACTTCATAGCGATGATGGGTTTCTCCGTCGAGGAGGCGCCGATCGGCTACGACAAGGCGATCACCTTCGCCAGCCTCGCCGTCGCGATCGTCGTGGTCGGTGTCGGGATCTTCCTGGTCGGGTACCGGGGCGCCACCCCGATGGCGCTGGTGACGGGCGGCACGATCACCGGACTCGGCGTGGCCACCATGCATTACCTCGGCATGGCCGGGATGCGACTTGATGGGCAGTTCGAGTACGACACGATCACCGTGACGCTCTCGGTGGTCATCGCCGTGTCGGCCTCGACCGCCGCGCTCTGGGCCGCCGTCTCGATCCACGGCTTCCTGCCCAGCCTCGGCGCCGCCGTCGTCATGGGCGTCGCGGTCAGCGGAATGCACTACACGGGCATGGCGGCGCTCCGGGTCCACCTGCACGCGGCCGCCTCCACCGGCACCACCGGGGGTGACACCCCGACCGGCCTCCTCGTGCCCATGCTGATCGGCCCGGCCTGCTTCCTGCTGGTCGCCGGGGTCGTCGTGATGTTCGACCCACTGGTGGTCATGGGCACCCCGGACTGGGAGGACGCCGCTGCCGGACGGGCCCTCGGCATCCCCGCCCAGCGCCAGGTTCCCCGGTTCGGCACGCACGCCGACCCGGCTTCCTTCCACTCGCAGCGGCGCAACCCCGTGGAGCACCACGACCGCTGA
- the uvrB gene encoding excinuclease ABC subunit UvrB — protein sequence MRPVSKIERSVAPFEVVSPYQPSGDQPTAIAELERRVRAGEKDVVLLGATGTGKSATTAWMIEKLQRPTLVMAPNKTLAAQLANEFRELLPNNAVEYFVSYYDYYQPEAYVPQSDTYIEKDSSINEEVERLRHSATNSLLTRRDVVVVASVSCIYGLGTPQEYVDRMVQLKVGDEIDRDQLLRRFVEIQYSRNDLAFTRGSFRVRGDTIEIFPVYEELAVRIEMFGDEIEALSTLHPLTGEVISEDESLHVFPASHYVAGPERLEKAVGGIEQELEQRLAELEKQGKMLEAQRLRMRTTYDIEMLRQIGTCSGVENYSMHFDGRTPGSAPNTLLDYFPEDFLLVLDESHVTVPQIGAMYEGDASRKRTLVDHGFRLPSALDNRPLKWEEFLGRINQTVYLSATPGKYELSRGDGFVEQIIRPTGLVDPEIVVKPTEGQIDDLVHEIRKRTEKDERVLVTTLTKKMSEDLTDYFLELGIQVRYLHSDVDTLRRIELLRELRSGEYDVLVGINLLREGLDLPEVSLVAILDADKQGFLRSGTSLIQTIGRAARNVSGQVHMYADKITPAMAQAIDETNRRREKQIAYNTERGVDPQPLRKKINDIVASIAREEVDTEQLLGTGYRQAKGAKAPVPTLGIKAGSAKTKGDGAVVTDRPATELAGIIEEMTDRMRAAAADLQFEVAARLRDEVGELKKELRQMREAGLA from the coding sequence ATGCGGCCCGTTTCGAAGATCGAACGTTCGGTGGCGCCTTTCGAGGTCGTCAGTCCCTACCAGCCCAGCGGCGACCAGCCGACGGCCATCGCCGAGCTGGAGCGGCGTGTCAGGGCAGGTGAGAAGGATGTCGTGCTGCTCGGCGCGACCGGCACCGGAAAGTCGGCGACCACCGCCTGGATGATCGAGAAGCTGCAGCGCCCCACCCTGGTGATGGCGCCGAACAAGACCCTCGCCGCCCAGCTCGCCAACGAGTTCCGCGAGCTCCTGCCCAACAACGCCGTCGAGTACTTCGTCTCGTACTACGACTACTACCAGCCCGAGGCGTACGTCCCGCAGTCGGACACCTACATCGAGAAGGACTCCTCGATCAACGAGGAGGTCGAGCGGCTGCGCCACTCCGCGACGAACTCCCTGCTCACCCGGCGTGACGTCGTCGTGGTCGCCTCCGTCTCCTGCATCTACGGCCTCGGCACACCGCAGGAGTACGTGGACCGCATGGTCCAGCTCAAGGTGGGCGACGAGATCGACCGCGACCAGCTGCTGCGCCGCTTCGTCGAGATCCAGTACAGCCGCAACGACCTGGCGTTCACCCGGGGCAGTTTCCGGGTGCGGGGCGACACCATCGAGATCTTCCCGGTCTACGAGGAGCTCGCCGTCCGCATCGAGATGTTCGGTGACGAGATCGAGGCGCTCTCCACCCTCCACCCGCTCACCGGCGAGGTCATCAGCGAGGACGAGTCCCTCCACGTCTTCCCCGCCAGCCACTACGTGGCGGGTCCTGAGCGCCTGGAGAAGGCCGTCGGCGGCATCGAACAGGAGCTGGAGCAGCGGCTTGCCGAGCTGGAGAAGCAGGGCAAGATGCTGGAGGCCCAGCGGCTGCGGATGCGCACCACGTACGACATCGAGATGCTCCGCCAGATCGGCACCTGTTCGGGTGTCGAGAACTACTCGATGCACTTCGACGGCCGCACCCCCGGCAGCGCGCCCAACACCCTCCTGGACTACTTCCCCGAGGACTTCCTGCTCGTCCTCGACGAATCGCACGTCACCGTGCCGCAGATCGGCGCGATGTACGAGGGCGACGCCTCCCGCAAGCGGACCCTCGTCGACCACGGCTTCCGGCTGCCGTCCGCGCTGGACAACCGCCCGCTGAAGTGGGAGGAGTTCCTCGGACGGATCAACCAGACGGTCTACCTCTCCGCCACCCCCGGCAAGTACGAGCTCTCCCGGGGCGACGGCTTCGTGGAGCAGATCATCCGGCCCACCGGTCTCGTCGACCCGGAGATCGTCGTCAAGCCCACCGAGGGCCAGATCGACGACCTGGTGCACGAGATCCGCAAGCGCACCGAGAAGGACGAGCGGGTCCTGGTCACCACCCTCACCAAGAAGATGTCGGAGGACCTCACCGACTACTTCCTGGAGCTGGGTATCCAGGTCCGCTACCTGCACAGCGACGTCGACACCCTGCGCCGCATCGAGCTGCTGCGCGAACTGCGCTCGGGCGAGTACGACGTCCTGGTCGGCATCAACCTCCTGCGTGAGGGCCTCGACCTGCCCGAGGTGTCGCTCGTGGCGATCCTCGACGCCGACAAACAGGGCTTCCTGCGGTCGGGTACTTCACTGATCCAGACCATCGGCCGTGCCGCTCGTAACGTGTCCGGGCAGGTCCATATGTACGCGGACAAGATCACCCCGGCGATGGCGCAGGCGATCGACGAGACCAACCGGCGCCGCGAGAAGCAGATCGCCTACAACACCGAGCGGGGAGTCGACCCGCAGCCGCTGCGCAAGAAGATCAACGACATCGTGGCGTCCATCGCCCGCGAGGAGGTCGACACCGAGCAGCTGCTCGGCACCGGCTACCGCCAGGCGAAGGGTGCCAAGGCGCCCGTGCCCACGCTGGGCATCAAGGCCGGTTCCGCGAAGACCAAGGGGGACGGGGCGGTGGTCACCGACCGCCCGGCCACCGAGCTCGCCGGGATCATCGAGGAGATGACCGACCGGATGCGCGCGGCCGCCGCGGACCTGCAGTTCGAGGTGGCCGCCCGACTGCGCGACGAGGTGGGGGAGTTGAAGAAGGAGTTGCGCCAGATGCGGGAGGCGGGCCTGGCCTGA
- a CDS encoding TerD family protein has product MTVNMTKGQAISLQKSDGGTLTAVRMGLGWQAAPRRGLFGSRTREIDLDASAVLFADKQPVDVVFFRHLVSDDGSVKHTGDNLVGGAGSGGDDEAILVDLQRVPVHIDQIVFTVNSFTGQTFQEVQNAFCRIVDETNGQELARYTLDGGGQYTAQIMAKVHRSGNGWQMTAIGNPANGRTFQDLMPAILPHL; this is encoded by the coding sequence GTGACGGTCAATATGACCAAGGGCCAGGCCATCAGCCTGCAGAAGAGCGACGGGGGGACCCTGACCGCGGTACGGATGGGGCTCGGCTGGCAGGCGGCGCCGCGCCGCGGCCTGTTCGGTTCGCGCACCCGGGAGATCGACCTGGACGCCTCGGCGGTCCTGTTCGCCGACAAGCAGCCGGTCGACGTCGTCTTCTTCCGGCACCTCGTCAGCGACGACGGCTCGGTCAAGCACACCGGGGACAACCTGGTCGGCGGCGCCGGTTCCGGCGGCGACGACGAGGCGATCCTGGTCGACCTCCAGCGGGTGCCGGTCCACATCGACCAGATCGTCTTCACGGTGAACTCCTTCACCGGACAGACGTTCCAGGAGGTGCAGAACGCCTTCTGCCGCATCGTCGACGAGACCAACGGCCAGGAGCTCGCCCGCTACACCCTGGACGGCGGCGGGCAGTACACCGCCCAGATCATGGCGAAGGTGCACCGCTCGGGCAACGGCTGGCAGATGACCGCCATCGGCAACCCGGCCAACGGCCGCACCTTCCAGGACCTCATGCCGGCGATCCTGCCGCACCTGTAG